In Chiloscyllium plagiosum isolate BGI_BamShark_2017 chromosome 26, ASM401019v2, whole genome shotgun sequence, one genomic interval encodes:
- the LOC122563321 gene encoding serine/arginine-rich splicing factor 3 isoform X2, protein MNHGSCPLDCKVYVGNLGNNGNKTELERSFGYYGPLRSVWVARNPPGFAFVEFEDPRDASDAVRELDGRNLCGCRVRVELSNGERRIRNRGPPPAWARRSREDYRRRSPPVRRRVTIMPLLTTLRIYISQSTSPFSVM, encoded by the exons ATGAATCATGGTTCATGTCCTCTAGACTGCAAGGTGTACGTTGGAAACCTTGGAAATAATGGAAATAAAACTGAGCTTGAGAGATCATTTGGATATTATGGCCCGCTCCGCAGTGTGTGGGTTGCCCGCAATCCACCTGGGTTTGCATTTGTTGAGTTTGAAGATCCACGCGATGCTTCGGATGCGGTCAGAGAACTCGATGGAAG GAATCTCTGTGGCTGCCGTGTCCGTGTAGAACTGTCCAATGGTGAGAGACGCATCCGTAATCGTGGCCCACCTCCAGCGTGGGCCAGGCGTTCTCGTGAGGATTATCGCCGAAGAAGCCCCCCAGTCCGGCGCAG AGTCACCATCATGCCTCTTCTCACCACCCTTCGAATCTACATTAGCCAGTCAACTAGCCCTTTCAGCGTCATGTGA
- the LOC122563321 gene encoding serine/arginine-rich splicing factor 3 isoform X1: MNHGSCPLDCKVYVGNLGNNGNKTELERSFGYYGPLRSVWVARNPPGFAFVEFEDPRDASDAVRELDGRNLCGCRVRVELSNGERRIRNRGPPPAWARRSREDYRRRSPPVRRRSPPRRRSFSRSRSRSLSRDRRRERSLSRERNHKQSRSFSRSHSRSRSNDRK, translated from the exons ATGAATCATGGTTCATGTCCTCTAGACTGCAAGGTGTACGTTGGAAACCTTGGAAATAATGGAAATAAAACTGAGCTTGAGAGATCATTTGGATATTATGGCCCGCTCCGCAGTGTGTGGGTTGCCCGCAATCCACCTGGGTTTGCATTTGTTGAGTTTGAAGATCCACGCGATGCTTCGGATGCGGTCAGAGAACTCGATGGAAG GAATCTCTGTGGCTGCCGTGTCCGTGTAGAACTGTCCAATGGTGAGAGACGCATCCGTAATCGTGGCCCACCTCCAGCGTGGGCCAGGCGTTCTCGTGAGGATTATCGCCGAAGAAGCCCCCCAGTCCGGCGCAG ATCACCACCTCGTCGGAGGAGCTTCAGCAGAAGTAGGAGCAG GTCCCTCTCGAGGGATCGTAGGAGAGAGAGGTCTCTGTCCAGGGAGAGGAACCACAAACAATCTCGTTCGTTCTCCAGGTCTCACAG CCGCTCCAGGTCAAACGATAGGAAGTAA